From the genome of Pieris rapae chromosome 5, ilPieRapa1.1, whole genome shotgun sequence, one region includes:
- the LOC111001006 gene encoding probable isocitrate dehydrogenase [NAD] subunit alpha, mitochondrial isoform X4, which produces MAARFIKKIVPASRAGVAQYSTGVRKVTLIPGHGIGPEITVAVQKIFEAAKVPIEWDEVDVTAVRGPDGKFGIPQRAIDSVNENKIGLKGPLMTPVGKGYRSLNLALRKEFDLYANVRPCKSLDGIKTLYDNVDVVTIRENTEGEYSGIEHEIVDGVVQSIKLITEEASKRVAEFAFQFAKDNKRKKVTAVHKANIMRMSDGLFLRCCREMATKYPDIKFEERYLDTVCLNMVQDPSKFDVLVMPNLYGDIMSDMCSGLVGGLGLTPSGNIGKNGALFESVHGTAPDIAGKDMANPTALLLSAIMMLRHLQLNEHADKVQNACYMVLAEGKSLTGDLGGTAKCSEYTNAIISKL; this is translated from the exons ATGGCTGCaagatttatcaaaaaaatc GTCCCGGCGAGCAGGGCGGGTGTTGCCCAGTACAGCACCGGAGTACGTAAAGTTACATTAATCCCTGGTCATGGAATTGGACCTGAGATCACGGTAGccgtacaaaaaatattcgaaGCCGCCAAAGTGCCTATTGAATGGGATGAGGTGGACGTTACAGCTGTTAGG GGTCCAGATGGCAAGTTTGGTATTCCCCAAAGGGCTATTGACTCtgtaaatgaaaacaaaataggTCTTAAAGGACCCTTAATGACCCCAGTTGGTAAAGGCTATCGCTCTCTTAACTTAGCTCTACGTAAGGAGTTTGACTTATATGCAAATGTGCGACCTTGCAAGAGTTTAGATgg aatCAAGACATTATACGATAACGTGGACGTAGTTACCATCCGTGAGAACACCGAGGGTGAATACTCAGGTATTGAGCACGAAATCGTGGACGGAGTCGTCCAATCCATCAAGTTGATTACTGAGGAAGCCAGTAAGAGAGTTGCGGAGTTCGCCTTCCAATTCGCAAAGGACAACAAAAGGAAGAAGGTCACTGCAGTACACAAGGCTAACATTAT GCGTATGTCAGACGGTCTTTTCCTTCGGTGTTGTCGTGAGATGGCTACTAAGTACCCTGATATCAAGTTTGAGGAGAGATACCTCGACACTGTATGTCTTAACATGGTTCAAGATCCATCAAAGTTCGATGTGTTG GTGATGCCCAACCTGTATGGAGACATCATGTCGGACATGTGTTCAGGTCTGGTCGGAGGTTTAGGTTTGACTCCTTCTGGAAATATCGGCAAGAATGGAGCGCTCTTTGAGTCT GTACATGGAACTGCCCCAGATATTGCTGGCAAGGATATGGCAAATCCAACAGCGTTGCTTCTATCTGCTATTATGATGCTACGGCACTTGCAACTTAATGAACATGCTGATAAGGTCCAAAATGCTTGTTATATGGTATTAGCGGAAGGCAAATCGCTAACTGGAGATTTGGGAGGTACCGCTAAATGTAGCGAGTACACAAATGCAATTATTTCTAAACTGTAA
- the LOC111001006 gene encoding probable isocitrate dehydrogenase [NAD] subunit alpha, mitochondrial isoform X3, giving the protein MAARFIKKIVPASRAGVAQYSTGVRKVTLIPGHGIGPEITVAVQKIFEAAKVPIEWDEVDVTAVRGPDGKFGIPQRAIDSVNENKIGLKGPLMTPVGKGYRSLNLALRKEFDLYANVRPCKSLDGIKTLYDNVDVVTIRENTEGEYSGIEHEIVDGVVQSIKLITEEASKRVAEFAFQFAKDNKRKKVTAVHKANIMRMSDGLFLRCCREMATKYPDIKFEERYLDTVCLNMVQDPSKFDVLVMPNLYGDIMSDMCSGLVGGLGLTPSGNIGKNGALFESVHGTAPAIAGQDKANPTALLLSGVMMLRYMRLSEQADKIENACFTVLKEGKVLTEDLGGNSTCSAFTEEIIKNLA; this is encoded by the exons ATGGCTGCaagatttatcaaaaaaatc GTCCCGGCGAGCAGGGCGGGTGTTGCCCAGTACAGCACCGGAGTACGTAAAGTTACATTAATCCCTGGTCATGGAATTGGACCTGAGATCACGGTAGccgtacaaaaaatattcgaaGCCGCCAAAGTGCCTATTGAATGGGATGAGGTGGACGTTACAGCTGTTAGG GGTCCAGATGGCAAGTTTGGTATTCCCCAAAGGGCTATTGACTCtgtaaatgaaaacaaaataggTCTTAAAGGACCCTTAATGACCCCAGTTGGTAAAGGCTATCGCTCTCTTAACTTAGCTCTACGTAAGGAGTTTGACTTATATGCAAATGTGCGACCTTGCAAGAGTTTAGATgg aatCAAGACATTATACGATAACGTGGACGTAGTTACCATCCGTGAGAACACCGAGGGTGAATACTCAGGTATTGAGCACGAAATCGTGGACGGAGTCGTCCAATCCATCAAGTTGATTACTGAGGAAGCCAGTAAGAGAGTTGCGGAGTTCGCCTTCCAATTCGCAAAGGACAACAAAAGGAAGAAGGTCACTGCAGTACACAAGGCTAACATTAT GCGTATGTCAGACGGTCTTTTCCTTCGGTGTTGTCGTGAGATGGCTACTAAGTACCCTGATATCAAGTTTGAGGAGAGATACCTCGACACTGTATGTCTTAACATGGTTCAAGATCCATCAAAGTTCGATGTGTTG GTGATGCCCAACCTGTATGGAGACATCATGTCGGACATGTGTTCAGGTCTGGTCGGAGGTTTAGGTTTGACTCCTTCTGGAAATATCGGCAAGAATGGAGCGCTCTTTGAGTCT GTGCATGGTACGGCGCCAGCCATCGCGGGACAAGACAAGGCGAATCCTACGGCTTTACTACTCTCCGGTGTTATGATGCTGCGATACATGCGTCTATCAGAACAAGctgataaaattgaaaatgccTGCTTCACTGTCCTAAAGGAGGGAAAGGTTCTTACTGAAGACCTTGGAGGCAACAGCACTTGTTCAGCGTTCACAGAAGAGATTATCAAGAACCTCGCTTAA
- the LOC111001026 gene encoding vacuolar protein sorting-associated protein 33B, which yields MDHPLTLKLASLSLVSQHKLECILSSCGNKIDLIIDPMLIKPLERICGVTWLRQHGVDKIYKMDPQLGATANTKRAYFIPACLQKYKCVLDQIASVLSLNPSLSETKCFHIIIVPKTMSTYDSILESKGLYDIVQLHSFSWELFNLDDQLLSLELPFLYKQVFVEQNQSMLSSIAMSLWSLFHVTGQPKCILSLGKFSSSVLDVLEVYKESYQRDFINLDKSQDFGSLIIMDRDQDYASSLLTPATYTGLLNEIFSINCGQLDLNVKETKIKKGKVNFTTGEKSDKKTVITLDSFTDTLYGEIKHRHFSEVLSVLSSKAKLLKNEDIKALGIQEMKDYVTTKLQQVTLFKQNLVNHVLACETIIAEMNNKFENLTQTECEMLNNRNKKGNYTYVDEHFGTDIHVYNSLRLMCLLSLTQGLSYDEYNSLVSKYLLAFGYKFLYVFNNLISAGLLVQPSSPKLSLNISHLSNLSERLPKWQTAFQNTANKLKQLPQAESENSPGYVFNGSYIPLVAALCNTLLTSESLLEVLNKLSPLNDLKVGGAVIDKQKIGMETLNEKLSNLTLNNLELGCKDAKTILKTLKSDSKMNGGINIKPRTVLVYIIGGVTYAEIAACEVVQTVTNSKIFIASDCVSSGSDVMAANL from the exons atggaTCATCCACTTACCTTGAAATTGGCTTCTCTAAGCCTCGTTTCTCAGCATAAACTAGAATGTATTTTGTCTTCATGtggaaataaaatagatcTTATTATTGATCCAATGCTAATAAAGCCTTTAGAAAGGATTTGTGGTGTTACTTGGCTTAG ACAACATGGGGTGGATAAAATCTACAAAATGGATCCACAACTAGGTGCAACAGCCAATACTAAAAGAGCATACTTTATACCTGCATGTCTTCAGAAGTATAAATGTGTACTAGACCAGATAGCTTCAGTACTGAGTCTAAATCCATCTCTTTCAGAAACCAAGTGTTTTCATATTATCATAGTTCCTAAAACTATGTCTACATATGACTCTATACTTGAAAGCAAAGGCCTATATGATATTGTTCAACTACATTCATTTTCTTGGgaactatttaatttagatgATCAATTGTTAAGTTTAGAATTACCTTTTCTATACAAGCAAGTTTTTGTTGAGCAAAATCAGTCAATGTTAAGTAGTATTGCTATGTCATTGTGGAGTTTATTTCATGTAACAGGTCAACCTAAGTGTATTTTATCTCTTGGTAAATTTTCATCAAGTGTGTTGGATGTTTTGGAAGTATATAAAGAAAGTTATCAAAGGGATTTCATAAATCTAGATAAAAGTCAAGATTTTggatcattaattattatggatAGAGATCAAGACTATGCATCTAGTTTGCTGACACCTGCCACATACACTGGCCTTTTAAATGAGATATTTAGTATTAACTGTGGACAATTAGATCTTAATGTTaaggaaacaaaaataaagaagGGTAAGGTAAACTTTACAACGGGGGAAAAATCtgataaaaaaactgttataaCATTAGATAGTTTCACAGACACCTTATATGGGGAAATAAAACATAGACACTTCTCAGAAGTATTAAGTGTTTTAAGTTCTAAAGCAAAGCTATTAAAAAATGAGGACATTAAAGCGTTAGGTATTCAGGAAATGAAAGATTATGTCACTACAAAATTACAACAGGTTActctatttaaacaaaatttagtaAACCATGTATTAGCTTGTGAAACAATTATAGcagaaatgaataataaatttgagaaTTTGACACAAACAGAATgtgaaatgttaaataatcgAAATAAGAAAGGAAATTATACTTATGTAGATGAGCATTTTGGGACAGATATTCATGTTTATAATAGCTTACGTCTTATGTGTTTGTTAAGTTTAACCCAAGGTCTGTCTTATGACGAATACAATTCATTagttagtaaatatttgttagcTTTTGgatataagtttttgtatgtttttaataatttaatcagtGCTGGACTGTTAGTGCAGCCATCTAGTCCCAAATTATCTCTCAATATTAGCCATTTAAGTAACCTAAGTGAAAGATTACCCAAATGGCAGACTGCTTTTCAGAATACTGCAAATAAACTTAAGCAACTACCACAAGCTGAATCTGAAAATTCTCCTGGATATGTCTTTAATGGAAGTTATATTCCATTAGTTGCTGCTTTGTGTAATACTTTATTGACATCTGAATCTCTTCTAGAAGTACTAAACAAACTATCTccattaaatgatttaaaagttGGGGGTGCTGTTATTGATAAACAGAAAATAGGAATGGAGACATTGAATGAgaaattatcaaatttaactttaaataatttagaactTGGTTGTAAAGATGCAAAgacaattttgaaaacattaaaaagtgACAGTAAAATGAATGGAGGAATTAATATAAAGCCAAGAACAGTATTGGTGTATATTATTGGTGGTGTAACATATGCGGAAATTGCTGCTTGTGAAGTGGTACAAACTGTTACAAACAGTAAGATATTCATTGCCAGCGATTGTGTATCTAGTGGCAGTGATGTTATGGCTGCAAATCTATAG
- the LOC111001006 gene encoding probable isocitrate dehydrogenase [NAD] subunit alpha, mitochondrial isoform X1, protein MSKNYINALLKPFRESKVVESLLKLFESGSNKSSSAIGTIKHEVPASRAGVAQYSTGVRKVTLIPGHGIGPEITVAVQKIFEAAKVPIEWDEVDVTAVRGPDGKFGIPQRAIDSVNENKIGLKGPLMTPVGKGYRSLNLALRKEFDLYANVRPCKSLDGIKTLYDNVDVVTIRENTEGEYSGIEHEIVDGVVQSIKLITEEASKRVAEFAFQFAKDNKRKKVTAVHKANIMRMSDGLFLRCCREMATKYPDIKFEERYLDTVCLNMVQDPSKFDVLVMPNLYGDIMSDMCSGLVGGLGLTPSGNIGKNGALFESVHGTAPAIAGQDKANPTALLLSGVMMLRYMRLSEQADKIENACFTVLKEGKVLTEDLGGNSTCSAFTEEIIKNLA, encoded by the exons ATGTCGAAGAATTACATAAATGCGCTTTTGAAGCCTTTTCGTGAGAGTAAAGTTGTAGAAAGcttgttaaaattgtttgagTCCGGGTCAAATAAGTCTTCTAGTGCGATTGGAACTATTAAACATGAg GTCCCGGCGAGCAGGGCGGGTGTTGCCCAGTACAGCACCGGAGTACGTAAAGTTACATTAATCCCTGGTCATGGAATTGGACCTGAGATCACGGTAGccgtacaaaaaatattcgaaGCCGCCAAAGTGCCTATTGAATGGGATGAGGTGGACGTTACAGCTGTTAGG GGTCCAGATGGCAAGTTTGGTATTCCCCAAAGGGCTATTGACTCtgtaaatgaaaacaaaataggTCTTAAAGGACCCTTAATGACCCCAGTTGGTAAAGGCTATCGCTCTCTTAACTTAGCTCTACGTAAGGAGTTTGACTTATATGCAAATGTGCGACCTTGCAAGAGTTTAGATgg aatCAAGACATTATACGATAACGTGGACGTAGTTACCATCCGTGAGAACACCGAGGGTGAATACTCAGGTATTGAGCACGAAATCGTGGACGGAGTCGTCCAATCCATCAAGTTGATTACTGAGGAAGCCAGTAAGAGAGTTGCGGAGTTCGCCTTCCAATTCGCAAAGGACAACAAAAGGAAGAAGGTCACTGCAGTACACAAGGCTAACATTAT GCGTATGTCAGACGGTCTTTTCCTTCGGTGTTGTCGTGAGATGGCTACTAAGTACCCTGATATCAAGTTTGAGGAGAGATACCTCGACACTGTATGTCTTAACATGGTTCAAGATCCATCAAAGTTCGATGTGTTG GTGATGCCCAACCTGTATGGAGACATCATGTCGGACATGTGTTCAGGTCTGGTCGGAGGTTTAGGTTTGACTCCTTCTGGAAATATCGGCAAGAATGGAGCGCTCTTTGAGTCT GTGCATGGTACGGCGCCAGCCATCGCGGGACAAGACAAGGCGAATCCTACGGCTTTACTACTCTCCGGTGTTATGATGCTGCGATACATGCGTCTATCAGAACAAGctgataaaattgaaaatgccTGCTTCACTGTCCTAAAGGAGGGAAAGGTTCTTACTGAAGACCTTGGAGGCAACAGCACTTGTTCAGCGTTCACAGAAGAGATTATCAAGAACCTCGCTTAA
- the LOC111001006 gene encoding probable isocitrate dehydrogenase [NAD] subunit alpha, mitochondrial isoform X2: MSKNYINALLKPFRESKVVESLLKLFESGSNKSSSAIGTIKHEVPASRAGVAQYSTGVRKVTLIPGHGIGPEITVAVQKIFEAAKVPIEWDEVDVTAVRGPDGKFGIPQRAIDSVNENKIGLKGPLMTPVGKGYRSLNLALRKEFDLYANVRPCKSLDGIKTLYDNVDVVTIRENTEGEYSGIEHEIVDGVVQSIKLITEEASKRVAEFAFQFAKDNKRKKVTAVHKANIMRMSDGLFLRCCREMATKYPDIKFEERYLDTVCLNMVQDPSKFDVLVMPNLYGDIMSDMCSGLVGGLGLTPSGNIGKNGALFESVHGTAPDIAGKDMANPTALLLSAIMMLRHLQLNEHADKVQNACYMVLAEGKSLTGDLGGTAKCSEYTNAIISKL; encoded by the exons ATGTCGAAGAATTACATAAATGCGCTTTTGAAGCCTTTTCGTGAGAGTAAAGTTGTAGAAAGcttgttaaaattgtttgagTCCGGGTCAAATAAGTCTTCTAGTGCGATTGGAACTATTAAACATGAg GTCCCGGCGAGCAGGGCGGGTGTTGCCCAGTACAGCACCGGAGTACGTAAAGTTACATTAATCCCTGGTCATGGAATTGGACCTGAGATCACGGTAGccgtacaaaaaatattcgaaGCCGCCAAAGTGCCTATTGAATGGGATGAGGTGGACGTTACAGCTGTTAGG GGTCCAGATGGCAAGTTTGGTATTCCCCAAAGGGCTATTGACTCtgtaaatgaaaacaaaataggTCTTAAAGGACCCTTAATGACCCCAGTTGGTAAAGGCTATCGCTCTCTTAACTTAGCTCTACGTAAGGAGTTTGACTTATATGCAAATGTGCGACCTTGCAAGAGTTTAGATgg aatCAAGACATTATACGATAACGTGGACGTAGTTACCATCCGTGAGAACACCGAGGGTGAATACTCAGGTATTGAGCACGAAATCGTGGACGGAGTCGTCCAATCCATCAAGTTGATTACTGAGGAAGCCAGTAAGAGAGTTGCGGAGTTCGCCTTCCAATTCGCAAAGGACAACAAAAGGAAGAAGGTCACTGCAGTACACAAGGCTAACATTAT GCGTATGTCAGACGGTCTTTTCCTTCGGTGTTGTCGTGAGATGGCTACTAAGTACCCTGATATCAAGTTTGAGGAGAGATACCTCGACACTGTATGTCTTAACATGGTTCAAGATCCATCAAAGTTCGATGTGTTG GTGATGCCCAACCTGTATGGAGACATCATGTCGGACATGTGTTCAGGTCTGGTCGGAGGTTTAGGTTTGACTCCTTCTGGAAATATCGGCAAGAATGGAGCGCTCTTTGAGTCT GTACATGGAACTGCCCCAGATATTGCTGGCAAGGATATGGCAAATCCAACAGCGTTGCTTCTATCTGCTATTATGATGCTACGGCACTTGCAACTTAATGAACATGCTGATAAGGTCCAAAATGCTTGTTATATGGTATTAGCGGAAGGCAAATCGCTAACTGGAGATTTGGGAGGTACCGCTAAATGTAGCGAGTACACAAATGCAATTATTTCTAAACTGTAA